A stretch of the Bacillus licheniformis DSM 13 = ATCC 14580 genome encodes the following:
- a CDS encoding PTS sugar transporter subunit IIB, producing the protein MKKILLVCAAGMSTSLLVSRMKKHAEALNEEVDIIALPVSEAGTAASSADVVLLGPQVRYQKSQVEASAGDTPVQVIDMRDYGTMNGEAVLQKALQLMK; encoded by the coding sequence ATGAAGAAAATTTTATTGGTTTGTGCGGCCGGCATGTCAACGAGCCTGCTTGTCAGCAGAATGAAAAAGCATGCAGAGGCGCTGAACGAAGAGGTCGACATCATTGCTCTGCCTGTATCCGAAGCGGGGACTGCCGCGTCAAGCGCGGACGTCGTATTGTTGGGGCCGCAAGTCAGGTACCAAAAGTCACAGGTTGAGGCGAGCGCAGGAGACACGCCGGTCCAGGTGATCGACATGCGAGACTACGGCACCATGAACGGCGAAGCTGTGCTGCAAAAAGCGCTGCAGCTGATGAAATAA
- a CDS encoding GNAT family N-acetyltransferase: MEWKLKSYEELSKEELYRIIKLRIDVFIVEQNCPYHELDHLDERAHHLFLSQEGEIAAYCRLFPSGTAYPEASIGRVIVRKEDRGKGYAQALLDKAIRFLEGEWEETKVKISAQNHLRSFYGSFGFKAISDVYMEDGIPHVDMVRTEETV, from the coding sequence ATGGAGTGGAAACTAAAATCGTATGAGGAATTGTCGAAGGAAGAGTTGTATCGCATCATCAAGCTCAGAATAGACGTCTTTATCGTTGAACAAAACTGTCCGTATCACGAGCTTGATCACTTGGATGAGCGGGCGCACCATTTATTTCTGAGCCAAGAAGGAGAGATCGCTGCGTATTGCAGGCTGTTCCCGAGCGGCACAGCATACCCCGAGGCATCAATCGGCCGGGTGATCGTCCGCAAAGAAGACAGGGGAAAGGGATATGCGCAGGCGCTTCTTGATAAAGCGATCCGCTTTTTGGAAGGCGAGTGGGAAGAGACAAAGGTCAAGATCAGCGCCCAGAATCATTTGCGTTCCTTTTACGGCTCCTTCGGATTTAAAGCAATCTCAGACGTCTATATGGAGGACGGCATTCCGCATGTGGATATGGTCAGAACGGAAGAAACCGTATGA
- a CDS encoding TIGR00375 family protein, producing MKEIFADMHIHIGRTESGRPVKITAARTLTLDEILIEASEHKGMELIGIIDCHSPEVLAEIEKGVSSGRYTELEDGGIKYKDTVLLCGSELEINDDRCRGPIHVLAFMPSISAMKQFSGWLSERVTNIHLSSQRIYETGIGLQRKVKELGGLFIPAHIFTPHKSLYGKGVEFSLKEVFDPRMIDAVELGLSSDTDMASHVSELNPYAFLTNSDAHSLGKIGREYNKLHIKHASFQEFSLALKGQEGRSIAANYGMNPQLGKYFQTACETCGRLQEADETLCKACGSRKFTKGVSTRLMELYDQDESPVKRPPYVHQVPLQLIPGIGPKTIQKLKEAFGTEMNILHRVKEGDLKETIRPQTAELVIKARNGDLELKAGGGGTYGKVQS from the coding sequence ATGAAAGAAATATTCGCAGACATGCATATCCATATCGGGCGGACGGAATCAGGCCGGCCCGTTAAGATAACGGCTGCCAGAACGCTAACGCTCGACGAAATTTTGATTGAAGCAAGCGAACATAAAGGGATGGAACTGATCGGCATTATAGATTGTCATTCACCCGAGGTGCTGGCCGAAATTGAAAAAGGGGTGTCTTCAGGGCGTTATACAGAGCTTGAAGACGGCGGAATCAAGTATAAAGATACCGTGCTTTTATGCGGGTCTGAATTGGAAATCAATGATGACAGATGCCGCGGCCCGATTCATGTGCTTGCCTTTATGCCGTCGATCTCCGCAATGAAGCAGTTTTCCGGCTGGCTCTCAGAAAGGGTGACGAATATCCACCTGAGCTCCCAGCGCATCTATGAGACGGGCATCGGTCTTCAGCGGAAGGTGAAAGAGCTCGGCGGCCTGTTCATTCCCGCGCACATTTTTACGCCGCACAAGAGCCTGTACGGAAAAGGAGTCGAATTTTCGCTGAAAGAAGTGTTTGACCCGAGGATGATTGATGCGGTTGAACTCGGGCTGAGCAGCGACACCGATATGGCTTCACACGTATCCGAACTGAATCCTTATGCATTTTTGACCAATTCGGACGCCCATTCTCTTGGAAAAATCGGCAGGGAGTATAATAAGCTGCACATCAAACATGCCAGCTTTCAAGAGTTTTCGCTTGCTTTAAAAGGACAAGAGGGGCGTAGCATTGCCGCGAATTACGGGATGAATCCGCAGCTGGGCAAATATTTTCAAACCGCTTGTGAAACATGCGGCCGTCTGCAGGAGGCAGATGAAACGTTGTGCAAAGCGTGCGGCAGCCGAAAGTTTACAAAAGGCGTCAGCACGCGTCTAATGGAGCTTTATGATCAGGATGAAAGCCCGGTCAAGCGCCCGCCGTACGTTCACCAGGTTCCGCTGCAGCTGATCCCCGGCATCGGCCCGAAAACGATTCAGAAGCTGAAAGAGGCTTTCGGCACTGAAATGAATATACTTCACCGTGTAAAAGAAGGCGATCTAAAAGAAACCATTCGTCCGCAGACGGCAGAGCTCGTGATCAAAGCAAGGAACGGGGATTTAGAGCTGAAAGCCGGAGGCGGCGGAACCTATGGAAAAGTGCAGAGCTAA
- a CDS encoding GNAT family N-acetyltransferase produces MQTGAEFDGQAFWITSPAVATFHEKHLREEYFMNPILLDFPDSFETERLLIRAPRAGDGKAVYDAIAASFSELKPWMPFAREIPEEERVEINVRRAQADFILRNDLRMHIFHKETGKFVGSTGLHRMDWKAKRFEIGYWRSSEFSGQGYMTEALNGLIDFARRHVRAKRLEICCDSMNTKSRKMAERLGFELEAVLQSDDLSNDLSEYRDTCIYSRIF; encoded by the coding sequence ATGCAAACGGGCGCCGAGTTCGACGGACAGGCCTTTTGGATCACGTCGCCTGCGGTGGCAACATTTCATGAAAAACACCTGCGGGAGGAATACTTTATGAATCCGATACTGCTCGATTTTCCGGACAGCTTCGAAACAGAGCGCCTGCTGATCAGAGCACCGCGCGCCGGTGACGGCAAGGCAGTATATGATGCTATTGCAGCTTCGTTTTCAGAACTAAAGCCGTGGATGCCGTTTGCAAGGGAGATCCCCGAGGAAGAGCGTGTAGAAATCAACGTCAGGCGGGCACAGGCCGATTTTATTTTGCGCAACGATTTGCGGATGCATATTTTCCATAAAGAAACGGGAAAATTCGTCGGCAGCACCGGTCTTCACCGCATGGACTGGAAAGCGAAACGGTTTGAAATCGGCTATTGGCGCAGTTCCGAATTTTCCGGACAAGGGTACATGACAGAAGCGCTTAACGGTCTCATTGATTTCGCGAGAAGACACGTCAGAGCCAAGCGGCTTGAGATATGTTGTGACAGCATGAACACGAAAAGCAGAAAAATGGCGGAGCGCCTCGGTTTCGAGCTTGAAGCCGTTTTACAAAGCGATGACCTTTCGAACGATTTGAGCGAATATCGGGACACATGCATTTATTCGCGCATCTTCTAA
- a CDS encoding TetR/AcrR family transcriptional regulator, translated as MGIEKGRKGKQSRKRLLEVAANEFANRGFHETKVSTIVKRAGLTQPSFYLYFPSKDAIYDELINGFHANLKNLIESFRLEKGIEKKHVSKRVTAAVEAVFRFLAEDPDLTRIGFFLSPEAGEMKKDLTLALKENLKAEQELGYFRSDLEMETVAECLTGMIEHLADIYLLDGSKDPSSLAKQITDLLIHGMLVNPQHPETE; from the coding sequence GTGGGAATTGAAAAGGGCCGCAAAGGCAAACAAAGCCGGAAGCGGCTGCTCGAGGTCGCTGCAAACGAATTTGCAAACCGGGGATTCCATGAGACAAAAGTGAGTACGATTGTGAAAAGAGCTGGACTGACTCAGCCTTCTTTCTACCTATATTTCCCAAGCAAGGACGCCATCTATGACGAGCTGATCAATGGCTTTCACGCGAACTTAAAAAATCTGATCGAATCGTTCCGTTTAGAGAAAGGAATCGAGAAAAAACACGTATCAAAACGGGTAACGGCCGCTGTAGAGGCTGTATTTCGATTTTTGGCAGAGGACCCCGATTTGACTCGCATCGGTTTTTTTCTCAGCCCTGAAGCAGGCGAAATGAAAAAAGATTTAACGCTCGCCTTGAAAGAAAACTTGAAAGCAGAGCAGGAGCTCGGCTACTTCCGATCCGACCTGGAAATGGAGACCGTTGCTGAATGTCTGACAGGCATGATTGAGCACCTTGCCGATATCTATTTGCTTGACGGATCAAAGGACCCCTCAAGTCTCGCAAAACAAATCACGGATCTTTTGATCCACGGAATGCTCGTAAATCCGCAGCATCCAGAAACGGAGTGA
- a CDS encoding NUDIX hydrolase, producing the protein MKHLEEKTISKEKLFSGKVIDLYLEDVELPNGKTGKREIVKHPGAVAVLALTDEENIILVKQYRKALERTIVEIPAGKLEKGEKPEYTALRELEEETGYTAAKLEKITAFYTSPGFADELVHLYLAEELTPLEEKRELDEDEFVEVLEVPLSGALKLMETQDIYDAKTAYAVQYLELRKALQAKK; encoded by the coding sequence CTGAAGCATTTAGAGGAGAAAACCATATCAAAGGAAAAGCTTTTTTCAGGCAAGGTGATCGATCTTTATCTTGAAGATGTCGAACTGCCGAACGGTAAAACGGGAAAGCGCGAAATCGTGAAGCATCCGGGCGCTGTAGCGGTGCTTGCTTTAACTGATGAAGAAAACATCATCTTAGTTAAGCAGTACAGAAAAGCGCTTGAACGGACGATCGTTGAAATACCGGCGGGCAAGCTTGAAAAAGGGGAGAAACCCGAATATACCGCGCTGCGGGAGCTTGAGGAAGAGACGGGATACACGGCGGCGAAGCTTGAGAAAATCACCGCTTTTTACACATCGCCGGGCTTTGCGGACGAACTGGTGCATCTGTACCTGGCTGAAGAGCTGACGCCGCTTGAAGAAAAGCGCGAACTTGATGAAGACGAATTTGTTGAAGTACTGGAGGTGCCGCTTTCAGGCGCGCTGAAACTGATGGAAACTCAGGACATCTATGATGCGAAAACGGCTTATGCCGTGCAGTATCTGGAGCTGAGAAAGGCCCTGCAAGCAAAAAAATGA
- a CDS encoding DoxX family protein, whose protein sequence is MAFIFLKAGLAAFMLTGGVIKVLHVPFQVEHWRHYEYPLWFLSVTGCLEIAGALGMIGGIWNVHLAVGSGLLFSLLMTGAIHAHLVRARQPFFTAIPAAVCLICALSMIIVELYF, encoded by the coding sequence GTGGCATTTATTTTCTTAAAAGCAGGGCTGGCGGCATTTATGCTGACCGGAGGCGTAATCAAGGTGCTGCACGTTCCTTTTCAAGTCGAACATTGGCGCCATTATGAATATCCGCTGTGGTTTCTTTCTGTTACAGGATGTCTCGAAATCGCCGGAGCGCTTGGCATGATCGGCGGAATTTGGAATGTGCATCTGGCTGTCGGTTCGGGGCTGTTATTCTCCCTGCTTATGACAGGAGCCATCCATGCCCACCTGGTCCGGGCGCGGCAGCCTTTTTTCACGGCCATCCCTGCCGCGGTTTGTTTGATTTGCGCCCTAAGCATGATCATCGTCGAGCTGTACTTCTGA